The following proteins come from a genomic window of Candidatus Nezhaarchaeales archaeon:
- the map gene encoding type II methionyl aminopeptidase, with amino-acid sequence MEDYAVSRYLEAGRIATTVLKRVSGYVYEGVPVIELCERVERMIREHGAQPAFPCNVSINHVAAHYSSPAGDSLVIPKGSVVKVDVGVHVEGYIGDAAITISLNPAYHSLVTAAEKALKNAIALIKRGVTTKVLGRAIEQTIKQYGYKPVENLCGHKMAYYSLHEGVSVPNVEPLVGHQLKAGEVYAIEPFATDGAGVVKDSDKAFIYRYVAKKGIRGEIEKRLIDLVWDKYRTLPFSERWFTSFQLQELRSALSSLVSKGSLHAYPVLVEKAGGMVSQSECTVIVTEDGCIVTAGIEGYE; translated from the coding sequence ATGGAGGATTACGCAGTATCTAGGTACCTAGAAGCTGGGCGTATAGCAACAACAGTGCTTAAAAGGGTTAGCGGATACGTTTACGAAGGCGTTCCGGTTATAGAGCTTTGCGAAAGGGTTGAACGTATGATAAGGGAGCACGGCGCTCAACCCGCTTTCCCCTGTAACGTTTCAATTAACCATGTAGCAGCGCACTACTCTTCCCCGGCTGGTGATAGCCTAGTAATACCTAAAGGATCCGTGGTTAAGGTAGATGTAGGCGTTCACGTTGAAGGTTATATAGGTGACGCAGCGATCACCATTAGCCTTAACCCTGCCTACCATAGCTTAGTTACAGCGGCGGAGAAAGCGCTTAAAAACGCCATAGCTCTAATCAAGCGGGGTGTAACAACAAAGGTTTTAGGTAGAGCCATCGAACAAACCATTAAGCAGTACGGCTATAAGCCTGTGGAGAACCTATGCGGTCATAAGATGGCGTATTACTCGCTCCATGAGGGAGTCAGCGTACCAAACGTTGAGCCGTTAGTGGGACATCAGCTTAAAGCAGGCGAAGTTTACGCTATTGAACCCTTCGCTACCGATGGAGCCGGAGTAGTAAAGGACTCCGATAAGGCCTTTATATACCGCTATGTAGCTAAAAAAGGAATTAGGGGGGAGATAGAGAAGCGGTTGATAGATTTAGTATGGGATAAATACCGTACGCTTCCATTCTCTGAGCGATGGTTTACCTCCTTCCAGTTACAGGAGCTTCGAAGCGCGCTATCCTCGTTAGTAAGTAAGGGCTCTTTACATGCATACCCCGTGCTTGTTGAAAAGGCTGGAGGAATGGTAAGCCAAAGCGAGTGTACGGTGATCGTGACTGAAGATGGATGTATAGTTACAGCCGGGATCGAGGGCTATGAGTAA
- a CDS encoding pantetheine-phosphate adenylyltransferase: MSKKRFKLVAVGGTFDRLHDGHKALLSKAFECGERVLIGLSGDELVRSKRRADEISSYSEREKALRDFLKEKGLLNRAEISKLTSPEGELLTNALIEALIVSEETLERAVKINKERMKAGLPSLELVVVPMVKAENGLPISSTRIRTGRIDVHGRVIK; this comes from the coding sequence ATGAGTAAGAAACGCTTTAAACTAGTCGCTGTTGGAGGTACCTTCGACCGTTTGCATGATGGACACAAGGCCCTACTAAGCAAAGCATTTGAATGCGGAGAACGCGTCTTGATAGGGCTATCTGGAGATGAGCTGGTGCGTTCTAAGCGTAGAGCAGACGAGATAAGTAGTTACAGTGAACGTGAAAAAGCTTTGAGGGATTTCTTAAAGGAGAAGGGTTTACTTAACCGGGCGGAAATAAGTAAGCTAACATCCCCTGAAGGGGAGCTACTAACTAATGCCTTAATTGAAGCCTTAATCGTAAGCGAGGAAACCTTGGAAAGGGCTGTCAAGATTAATAAGGAAAGGATGAAAGCGGGGCTACCAAGCCTTGAGCTGGTAGTTGTACCGATGGTTAAAGCCGAAAACGGCCTCCCCATATCATCCACACGCATCAGGACTGGACGCATCGATGTTCACGGTCGGGTTATAAAGTAA
- a CDS encoding energy-coupling factor transporter transmembrane component T, giving the protein MNLVFLIGGGLNISVPPLTLFRFKRANTFIHKLDPRSKILLVFSLSVVAFILRGQMLPSFLLLVLVITLTAAAKALTEWLKAVKGLAILIAIILILNWLTIGLEYAISMVLLFVTLMSAFAILFLTTNPDDFTQALIKLKVPFEVAFELSMAVRFVPTLLREAQIITDAQKARGLELEKGAPWRRLRNLVPIMVPLVVNTFRRAYQVAEAMESRAFGAIKTRTFIKQLRFSVHDWLVTMCSILMICVVAYTQCL; this is encoded by the coding sequence GTGAACTTAGTGTTTTTGATAGGTGGAGGGTTAAATATTTCTGTGCCCCCTTTAACGCTATTCAGGTTTAAACGTGCGAATACCTTTATCCATAAGCTTGACCCCCGCTCCAAAATACTTTTAGTTTTCTCGCTTTCGGTTGTAGCGTTTATATTAAGGGGGCAGATGCTTCCATCATTCCTTCTTTTAGTGCTCGTCATCACTTTAACGGCCGCGGCGAAGGCGTTAACAGAGTGGCTTAAAGCAGTTAAAGGTTTAGCGATACTCATCGCTATAATACTGATTCTCAACTGGTTAACCATAGGCTTGGAGTACGCGATTTCCATGGTCCTATTGTTCGTCACGTTGATGTCAGCGTTCGCCATACTTTTCTTGACCACTAACCCGGACGACTTCACTCAGGCCTTAATAAAGTTGAAGGTACCCTTCGAGGTGGCCTTTGAGTTATCAATGGCTGTACGCTTCGTGCCCACCCTTTTAAGGGAGGCACAGATCATAACCGATGCGCAGAAGGCACGCGGCTTAGAGCTTGAGAAGGGGGCTCCTTGGCGTAGGTTAAGAAATCTAGTACCGATTATGGTGCCCTTAGTCGTTAACACGTTTAGAAGGGCGTATCAGGTTGCTGAAGCAATGGAGAGCCGAGCGTTTGGCGCTATTAAAACCAGGACTTTTATTAAGCAGTTAAGGTTTAGCGTTCATGATTGGTTGGTTACGATGTGCTCAATATTGATGATCTGCGTCGTTGCATATACGCAATGCCTTTAA
- a CDS encoding ABC transporter ATP-binding protein: MIKAENVWYKYPNGALALRGVNLTIGRGDYVAILGENGAGKTTLVKHFNGLLKPSRGEVLVDGKNTKEFSVAELSRIVGLVFQNADHQLFAESVRAEVLFALRNFGYDVDDAEERVKQVLAMLSLDGYEEDSPFTLSGGERKRLALASVLSYEPKVLVLDEPTIGQDYAQKVKLAELLKRLQSEGRTIVVVTHDVEFVVDHIPKTIVMSEGRVIAVGRTEEVLTNDEVLAKASLLPPIIYTVTRRLFKVSIPEKVTSVAKLKELILKKERCG; this comes from the coding sequence ATGATAAAGGCGGAAAACGTCTGGTACAAGTATCCTAATGGAGCTTTAGCTTTAAGGGGCGTCAACTTAACGATAGGAAGGGGCGACTACGTAGCTATACTTGGTGAAAATGGCGCTGGGAAGACAACGTTAGTTAAACATTTTAACGGCCTGCTAAAACCAAGTAGGGGCGAAGTGTTAGTAGACGGTAAGAACACTAAGGAGTTTAGCGTCGCTGAGCTCTCAAGGATCGTTGGCTTAGTATTTCAGAACGCTGACCATCAGCTATTCGCTGAAAGTGTTAGAGCTGAGGTATTGTTTGCCTTAAGGAACTTCGGCTACGATGTCGATGATGCCGAGGAAAGGGTGAAACAGGTTTTAGCTATGCTTAGCCTTGATGGTTATGAGGAGGACTCACCCTTCACCTTAAGCGGCGGTGAGAGGAAAAGGTTAGCGTTAGCCTCCGTTTTAAGCTACGAGCCTAAGGTTTTGGTCTTGGATGAGCCTACCATTGGTCAAGATTACGCTCAAAAGGTTAAACTAGCTGAGCTATTAAAACGCCTTCAATCGGAGGGAAGAACGATAGTAGTAGTTACTCACGACGTGGAGTTTGTAGTTGACCATATACCGAAAACCATAGTGATGTCTGAGGGCAGAGTGATAGCGGTTGGAAGGACCGAGGAGGTATTAACGAATGACGAAGTACTAGCTAAAGCTTCCCTACTACCGCCTATCATCTACACCGTTACGCGACGACTCTTTAAGGTCAGCATACCCGAAAAGGTTACCTCGGTTGCTAAACTGAAAGAATTAATATTGAAAAAGGAGCGTTGTGGGTAA
- a CDS encoding ATP-binding cassette domain-containing protein, with translation MLAIKAKGLTFKYAEGDEPVIRDVNLEVEKGELVLVTGPSGCGKTTLCRCFNGLIPHFYEGELKGEVEVCGLKVVEHPIHKLAQHVCMVFQEPENQLFCLTVERELAFGPENLGLPREEIVRRVEEVASLLGIKHLLDKPPYELSGGEQQRVAIGAALTLKPTVLILDEPTSNLDPKGAKDILSIVKNVNKELGITVVLVEHRLDLAAPLADRVIVMVKGSIALDGAPRDVLVNDLVEKVGIGTPKLVVLYKELLRSGVKLRKVPLTVQELEELLGAC, from the coding sequence ATGCTTGCCATTAAAGCTAAAGGCTTAACGTTTAAGTACGCTGAAGGCGATGAACCCGTGATCCGCGATGTAAACTTGGAGGTCGAGAAAGGGGAATTAGTACTGGTAACGGGTCCTAGTGGTTGTGGCAAAACCACGCTATGTAGATGCTTCAACGGTCTTATACCGCATTTCTACGAGGGTGAGCTTAAAGGGGAGGTTGAAGTCTGTGGGTTAAAGGTAGTTGAGCACCCAATCCATAAGTTAGCGCAGCACGTATGTATGGTTTTTCAAGAACCTGAAAACCAGCTTTTTTGTTTAACCGTGGAGAGGGAATTAGCTTTTGGCCCTGAAAACCTAGGCCTTCCTAGAGAGGAAATAGTGAGAAGGGTGGAAGAAGTAGCATCGTTACTAGGGATTAAACACCTCCTAGATAAACCTCCCTACGAGCTTTCAGGGGGGGAGCAGCAACGAGTCGCTATAGGTGCGGCTTTAACCTTAAAACCCACGGTGTTAATACTTGATGAGCCGACGTCTAATTTAGATCCGAAAGGTGCTAAGGATATTCTTTCAATCGTGAAAAATGTAAATAAAGAGTTAGGCATAACCGTAGTTCTAGTCGAACATAGGCTTGATCTAGCGGCCCCTCTAGCTGATAGAGTGATCGTTATGGTTAAAGGAAGCATAGCCCTAGATGGTGCTCCTCGAGATGTATTGGTAAATGACCTCGTTGAGAAGGTAGGGATTGGAACACCTAAACTTGTAGTCCTCTATAAGGAACTACTAAGGAGCGGGGTAAAACTAAGGAAGGTACCGCTTACGGTTCAAGAGTTGGAAGAGCTTTTAGGTGCATGTTAA
- a CDS encoding DUF3194 domain-containing protein, giving the protein MIRRLSSSELAQLLEEAKTEAVRYVNSKTKKGEVIDISVSIGVAEANGYTFDVDVELTVQPFLTLDVERLASEAADKALSVIDRYFKRLSDTRSDA; this is encoded by the coding sequence GTGATACGGCGGTTATCAAGCAGCGAATTGGCTCAGCTACTTGAAGAAGCTAAGACTGAGGCGGTTAGATACGTAAATAGTAAAACGAAGAAAGGTGAAGTGATAGATATATCGGTGTCAATAGGCGTAGCGGAGGCTAATGGGTACACGTTCGATGTGGACGTAGAGTTAACGGTTCAGCCGTTTCTAACCTTAGACGTTGAGAGGCTGGCTAGTGAGGCTGCTGATAAAGCCTTAAGCGTTATTGATAGGTACTTCAAGAGGCTTAGCGATACTAGAAGCGACGCGTAG
- a CDS encoding prefoldin subunit beta — MTTEVPPEVQHKLMRFQEAQERLRALTIRRLQYEAELRETEHALEELQKAPPETPVYKSVGNLLFLTKRDQIVAELTDKKETLELHIKTLERQEGLAKKQVEELRKDLAKSLSGPSGAPPSIS; from the coding sequence TTGACCACCGAGGTACCGCCGGAGGTACAACATAAGCTTATGCGGTTTCAAGAAGCGCAGGAACGTCTAAGGGCCTTAACTATAAGGAGGCTTCAATACGAGGCTGAATTAAGGGAAACCGAGCATGCCCTTGAAGAATTGCAAAAAGCCCCTCCTGAAACCCCTGTATACAAGTCGGTAGGCAACTTACTCTTCCTGACGAAGAGAGATCAGATCGTAGCCGAGTTAACAGATAAGAAGGAAACGTTAGAGCTACATATAAAAACCCTTGAACGCCAAGAAGGCCTCGCAAAAAAACAGGTTGAGGAATTACGTAAAGACTTAGCTAAGTCCTTATCAGGTCCTTCCGGTGCGCCTCCTTCGATTAGCTAA
- a CDS encoding KEOPS complex subunit Pcc1, whose product MGQIIYRVAARIRVELESLKQREIVLKALKPEALTTSKVNVEILSEGENALILKVTAKDLIKLRAVMNAYLRWIKTVSEVVNLTGVNKP is encoded by the coding sequence ATGGGTCAGATAATATACCGAGTCGCGGCCCGTATAAGGGTGGAGCTTGAAAGCCTTAAGCAACGAGAGATAGTGCTTAAGGCTTTAAAACCTGAAGCCTTAACCACTTCCAAGGTTAATGTTGAAATATTAAGCGAGGGTGAAAACGCGTTAATTTTAAAGGTAACTGCAAAGGATTTAATTAAGTTACGCGCGGTAATGAACGCTTATCTACGCTGGATTAAAACTGTTAGTGAGGTAGTTAACCTAACCGGGGTGAATAAACCTTGA
- a CDS encoding 50S ribosomal protein L37ae, with amino-acid sequence MGRTKVVSTTGRFKARYGSTIRKRVREVEEKLKASYTCPSCLVKGRLKRVATGIWHCLKCGKTYAGGAYTPQTIIGEGLAEGQGKR; translated from the coding sequence ATGGGTAGAACCAAGGTGGTAAGCACTACTGGAAGGTTTAAGGCCAGGTACGGTTCCACGATTAGGAAGAGGGTTAGGGAGGTTGAGGAAAAACTTAAAGCTTCATACACCTGCCCATCCTGCTTGGTTAAAGGTAGGCTTAAACGGGTGGCAACAGGTATTTGGCACTGCTTAAAATGCGGTAAAACTTACGCTGGAGGGGCCTATACTCCGCAGACAATAATAGGTGAGGGTTTAGCGGAGGGGCAAGGTAAACGGTAA
- the rrp42 gene encoding exosome complex protein Rrp42, which translates to MKIKTAQLLEELSKGRRIDGRALDAFRSINVETGIIGRADGSAKVSLGGTLVLAGVKLEIGEPFTDTPNLGVLTTNAEFLPLASPSFEPGPPDENAIELARIVDRGIRKADMIDLEKLCIIPGKKVWLIWVDIYVLNHDGNLVDAAALAAVAALLNTKVPKVEVIGESIKVLYEEKEPLPIKGIPVTVTTVKVGNYLLVDPGLAEEEAMEAKLTVVVINGQVCALQKGGEGFLTYEEVTEAIKIAIRKAEELKEQLVKVVR; encoded by the coding sequence TTGAAGATTAAAACTGCGCAACTTCTAGAGGAGCTATCTAAGGGTAGGAGGATAGATGGGCGCGCCTTAGACGCGTTTAGAAGTATAAACGTGGAGACGGGCATTATAGGTAGAGCTGACGGATCAGCTAAGGTTAGCTTGGGCGGAACCTTAGTACTAGCAGGGGTAAAGCTAGAGATAGGAGAGCCCTTTACCGATACGCCAAACCTAGGCGTACTAACCACCAACGCTGAGTTCCTGCCTTTAGCATCCCCTAGCTTCGAACCTGGACCTCCGGACGAGAACGCTATAGAGCTAGCACGTATAGTTGATAGGGGAATTCGGAAGGCCGATATGATAGACTTAGAGAAGCTCTGCATCATACCTGGAAAGAAGGTTTGGCTTATTTGGGTTGATATTTACGTATTAAACCATGACGGCAACCTAGTGGATGCGGCAGCATTAGCTGCCGTCGCTGCCTTACTTAACACTAAGGTTCCTAAGGTTGAAGTTATCGGTGAAAGCATTAAAGTACTGTATGAGGAGAAGGAACCGCTACCCATAAAGGGTATACCAGTAACCGTTACCACGGTGAAGGTAGGGAACTATCTACTGGTTGATCCTGGGCTTGCCGAGGAGGAGGCTATGGAGGCTAAGCTAACCGTGGTGGTCATTAACGGTCAAGTATGCGCACTACAGAAGGGTGGTGAAGGGTTCTTAACCTATGAGGAAGTAACCGAGGCCATAAAGATAGCCATTAGGAAGGCGGAGGAATTAAAGGAACAACTAGTAAAGGTGGTTAGGTAG